The Elephas maximus indicus isolate mEleMax1 chromosome 11, mEleMax1 primary haplotype, whole genome shotgun sequence genome contains the following window.
ccatgacagtgtccttgacatcattccacaaatcatctgctcttcagtcattagtgttcaatgtgctgaatctatccttgagatagtctctgaattcaggtgggatcgtactttgctctcatggacttgttctaattttcttcagcttcaacttgaacttgcatatgagcaattgatggtctgttccacagtcgtcccctggccttgttctgactgatgatattgaacttttccatcatctcttaccacagatgtagtcaatttgattcctgtgtagtctatctgttcagcatacagattgaataagtatggtgaaaggatacaagcctgatgcacacctttcctaatttttaacTATGcgatatccccttgttgtgttctaACGACTGTCTCTTGGCTTGTGTatgtgttcctcatgagcacagtgttatccatttgttatgatccgcacagttgaatgcctttacgtaGTCTATAAAACACGgttacacatctttctggtattgtctgctttctgccaagatccatctgacatcagcagtgatgtcccttGTTGCACATCCTTTTCTGGGtccgcttgaatttctggaagttccctgtcgatgtactgctgcaaccaccttTAGTGTTCTTTAGTGCAGTTTTCAAGCTTTAATAACTTAAACTGTACTGATTTTTGGGACACCCTATCATATGTGATGTATTTGCCTGAGTAATCTGTTAAATGTCTCTTTTATGATGTATGTACCTTTTagatagaaaagagaaagctAGAGGACAGGTATAGCCAACTTCATGTTGGGAAGAACTTAGGTTTTTCCTTTATGCTCACGCTACAAGATTTGCCCGTGCAGCCCCTACAGGGGTTTAGTGGGCTTTCTTACACGCCTCTGAAGTATAGGCGCCCCACAGGTGGCAAGCTGTGCACATGTGGGCGTGACGGGACACATGTGGGCGTGACGGGACAGAGTGGTCATCGCGGTGTGAGCCGTGGTTTGGGGAGTATCCCCGATTGTGACTTACGTGAGGATATATTTGGTACGTGTGTATATCTGGCCTTTTGGTTCATGCCATGTCTCTCCAACAGTACCCTTTAGATGACTCAAAGAATGGAGTAGTTGTGCTGAGTGACCGTTCCCAGATCCTGTTCAAAGAGTCTCGTCACCCTCAAAATATGCCGCTTATATGCCATTACTTCAGTGACGCCGATTTCTTTGCCTCCCTCTCTTGGGTGTCACCAAGCACGAAAGAAATACAGGTAAAACTGCCCAGCCTTTCTTCCCCTCCGTAGCCCATTCTACAGGGTCGTGCCCGTGCAGCTGTTACCCCAGACTGACAAGGGAAAATAGATCCCTTGAATTCATATCTTGAATGAAAGTGACCTGGATCCAGGGTTCCCCGCTTGTTCTTTCTCCAACTTTAGTTTCCATGTTGAATAGAATTTATGgtctccttatttttttttttttataaagtaggCTGAGGTTAGGGAAAGAGTCATAGGCTTCCTACTTCTGTATTATTTCCAAGTCCCATCACTGGGTAAAGTCACCCTAGAGTCTCCTAATTACTCTTTAGCACAAGAAGAGGAAAAGGCAGCCGAatattctgcccttccctcctCTGCTGTCTTTTATAGGCGGCTTCCGTCTTGTTTACTTCTAGGCTGTAGTGTGGATGAAGAGCAAAGGTGAGGACATGGTTGAGAAGAGAGTGTTCTCCATGACGGAACGATTGCCGCCCATCCAGTCCATGGTCCACACAGGTTCCTTTCACATCCTCGTGGCCTACTGTGGTGACCTGTTACTGCGGCTCTTTGGGGACCATTTTCGGGCATTCAAACCCCTGGGTGCAGTGCCCTGCCGCTTCAACATCAGCTGCCTCTGCTATGACCCAGAAATGCAGGTGCTTTTGTCAGGCATCCTGGGAGCGGTGGTCACCTGGATCATCGAGCCAAGTGGCAAGGGCCTCCAGATAGCCCACATGGTCTCCATGCCTGGTGACGAGCTTGTCCGGGACATCACGCTGAACGGCCCCGGCGGCTCCCTCCTAGCCCTGTGCGATACTGCAGTGAGGGTCCTGGAGCGTCAAGGCCTGGGCCGTCTGGGGGAGACCAGGAGGTTCACTTCCGGTGGCAGTGGCTCCCCCATCACCTGCTGCTTCACCTGTGTCGATCAAGGCCTTCTCTACGCTGGAAACAAGGCTGGGGAAATCCAAGCATGGAGCCTCGGCCGGGCCCGCTTCCTCCACAGTTTCAAGGCCCATTCCTCATCGGTGACATGTATCCGCAGCAGGCCAGAGGCCCACACCCTGCTAACAGCTGGCAGTGAGGGCTCAATCAAGGAGTGGAACCTTACTTCAGGGAACCTGCTGCGGCGGCTGGAACTTGGTCAGGACTTGCAGCGCCTCCAGTTTATTGATAACATTACTTTCTTCTGCCAGACCACCCATAGCTTTTCCTTGCGCCGTCTGCCCTGCTTCTATAGCCTCTTCAATGTCTGTGGTTCTGCTCCCCTGCAGGTGCGTCGGGTCCACTGTGGAAATAACTGGTACCGGATCCTATGCACTACTGAGGATGGCTTGTTGCGCTTTCTGTCCCCACAGACAGGGGATCTCCTGGTTCTCACCTGGCCCTTCTCAATCCTGGACCAGGCTGTGGATTGGGCCTATGACCCAGATAGAGAAGAGCTCTTTGTGGCGACAGGCAGCTCAGAGGTGCTGGTATTTGACACAACCCGCTGTCCTTGCCCAGCCAAGTATCTTTTATGCACCTCACCAGATTCTCAGGACTTGGTACAATGCCTGGCTTATGGGCATTTCCAACTGGGTCGGGGTCTAGAAGGACTGATGTTCTCCGGGCACCAGAGTGGTGTGGTAAGAGTACTTTCCCAGCACAACTGTGCCCGAATAGAGAAATTCATGCACTTTGGGGCTGTATTGGCACTCTCTACACTGTCAGGAGGGTCTTATGGTAGCCGAGAAAACTCTTTGCTCTGTTCCTATGGAATGGATGACTATGTACACTTATCAGAGGCTGTGCTTGATGGGGCCAGAGTATGTCTACAACCTCTCGCCTGCATTCTTAGCAGCTGTCACCTAAAACACCTGATACTCTTGCCCAAGTCTGTGGGTGCCATCACGGAAACTAACTGCCTGCGTCTCTGGAAGTTCCATGACATTCTGTCCTCTCAATCAAAGAAAGGCTCTGTGTTCACGCAGACATTGCCCCTGCACCAGTGTCCCATCATATCCTTTGATGTCTGCCTGTCCCTGAGTCTTTTCGTTACAGGTGGTATTGATGGTTCTGTCCGGATCTGGGACTTCCATGGTAGACTCATAGCCATGCTGGACTCATCATTGCACTTTGGCCCACTCTGCTTTGCAAATGACCGGGGTGACCTGCTTGTGACTTTCAACCAGAGCCTTTATCTGGTGTCCTGTTTAAAACTGCTTCCTCCAAGCATGCTGGTTCGCCTTTCCTTTATGAGCATAACAGATGAAGTGGTAGAAGTCCCTAAGCCTTTCACACCAGgcttcttcttctcctttgaGACCATGTTTGTGCCCAAGTATGTCTATACTCAACAAAGGCAACAGGAATTAGTGGGTCTGGAGATCCTTGACAATAGGCGGGCCATTGCCTTTGACCATACTGTGCCACATGTCATAGAGGATGAAGAGGAAGGGGGCCCCATATTTCTGTCTGGCCATAAATGTAATTCTTTACAGGGGGAGGAAACTGATTTGACGCAGGTGAGCAACCAACATCACCATCCCCGTTATGTGATTCCTCCCCAACTACAGCTGACTGGCTGGGACGGCGTCCACCCTTATCAGATATTGCGATACTACTTTGGTCATGGGAGGAAATGGCTCTTTGCCCCTGATGGCTACATCCCCAATTCAGTGATTCGTGCCCGTCTTTGGCCAGAGGGCAGCCCAATATATCTACAGTGCAACCTGCACTCACCCCAGCGGGAATTGGAATGGGACAAGACTCAACAATTCTTCTTCTGGCACGGTAGGTCAAGAGCTATAAGTCATTTGGAAGAACTTCCACAACAGAAGGAGGATAAAGACTTCATAGGAATGAGAATGTCCAAGGAAGTAACCTACAGTGTCTTTACAGACACAACAAACCGCAGTTGGCTGGGAAGAAAGATGAGTGAAATAACTATTAATAACCTGATTGAGACAATCCTCAATATTATGATCCATGCTTCCCCACTGAAGTTCCAATACTGTGTTGGCGCACTAGGGCAAATCTTTGCCTCTTATCAAGTGTCTCCAGCCCTGCGCTCTGAGACAGCCCATCGCCTTCTGGATGATACAGCCAATTCCAATCCACAGATCCGAGAACTAGCCTGGGAAGGTTTGAAACGCCTAGGAATGATTACTCATCTCTTTGCCTTGCCTCTAGCCCAAGGATTGATGGACAAGGACCAAAGAGTGAGGAATAAAGCCCTGAGCCTCATGGCTGATACTGGAATCCACTCTAAGACTTCACTCTTATACTTGATCCAGAACCGAGAAACTTTCCGGGAGATGCAGTAAGTTGTTGGTTTCTTCCTCGATTCTTCACtagcttctaatttttttttccctttacccattttttcccCTGTCCTTTCCCTTTCTATCTCTTCATCCCTATGTATAAGCTCTTcttgctctttcttctctttcatggCTTTTTTCCTATTCCTAAACTGTCTTGACAATTCCCCTGACTACTCACTCTATCTTCCATTTCCTCTCCTATTCCTGTCTgccccacctcttttttttttttttttttttttttgcctatttccTCATTTAATAGATAAGAGAACTGCGTTTCcaggaggttttttgtttttattatgctttaggtgaaaatttacagctcaagttagtttctcatacaaaaatttatacacatattgttttgcaacattagttgcaatccctacaatgtgacagcaagctcccactttctaccctgggttccctgtgttcaCTCAACAAGTtctgtccctgcctgccttctcatcctgcctccagacaggagctgcccatttggtctcgtgtatctgattaaactaagaagcacactcctcacgtgtatcttttgttttgttttgttttgttttatagtcctgtttgatctttgtctgaagaacaGGGTTTGGAAATgattttagttctaggttaacagagccTCTacgggccatagttttggggtctGCCCCTTGCCTCTTAACGTTCCTCTTTTGATCCCTTTCTCCCACCCTTGCAGCCCACATATGGGTCACTCCATTCCTTGCCATCTTGGCTTCCTAGACGTTCTCTTTCCTCTTCGCCATCCTTTCCTCTGTATACGCTGTCCCTTCTGTCAACTTTGCCAAGCCCCCTGCTTGTTCTTTCCTTCTCATACTCCTTTTTGTCCCTGATTcagcataggttttttttttttttttctctcctttgacTTTCATAGGCAGGAATTGATTGGAGAGGAAACCCTGGACCATCTGCTGGGGATACGGGCAACAGATCTCCAAATCCTTCATACTCAAGTGCAGCAGCGACTGAATGAAAACTTGACCTTGTCACATGGAGATgaaaagccttttttttctttgcatgtctCAAGGATTTCTGAACTGAAGTCCCATGAAAGACAACCTTCAACAATTCCCGAAGGACCTGAAGTGGCCACCAAATCCAGCAAAGGCCAAAGACGGGGCCGAGCAGGGGGCAAAAAGCATAGTATGTATGGGGTGATCTGGCCCATGCTTCAGGGGCCACAAGAGGCAGGATAGTTAGGGCTCAGATGGGTCAAAAGATACTAGGTGAAAACAGAGATAAGTGGAAAGATGCTTTCACAGAACGGAGCCCTTCTAGGAAGAATCTGCCCTAACCCAGAAGACTCCAAGGCCTGTCACTCTAGGTCTTGGTGGGGCTAAAAACTAAAGCAAGGAGAGTGCCCCTCCACCCTTCTTAAGGCCTCACCTCTCTTTATTGCTacttcttttggcagttcctcTTAGCTCACACCATATATTGGAAAAGGTTTCATTTAAACTTTCCATGCTTTTCATACCTCCATCTCCTGATTTTCTTGGCAGCCCGAAAATTATTGTGGAGtctcaagaagataaaagaaagaGCCTCAAAACCGATTATCATAGAGCCAGGTCCGTTAGAGGGTGAAAGTGATCAGAGTGAAGCTGCATTAGTCGAGGTGGAGGAAACAGACATCCATTCCATAGGATCTTCACCCTCAAGCATGATAAAGGTTTCAAAAGAGGCTGAAGAATCTACAGAGAAAGATTCTTCAAAGGATCATATTGTGTTGGCCCTGAAGATGCTGAGGAAAGTACGTGACAAAAAGGGCAAGAAAATTACAGCTCAGAAACCCATTAAGAGGCGCAAGAAGAGAAAGGAAGCTGAAATTGAGGTACCTCAGCCTCTAGTAGAGGAAAAACCCATTGTGAAGAAAGTTAAGACCAGTGGGCGGGGTGCCTCTGGAGTACCTGGCTACAAGGCTACCACTGGAGATGGCACATCATGGCGGGATGATTTATGTCATCTCTTGACCCTGAGGATCTCTGGTTCCCAAACAAAAATGTCAGAAGCTCTAAGCTCTGAGGTAGTAACCATAGCTCAGGAGATGCTGGCAGATCGACACCCCAGCTGGGAGCTCTTCCAGGAGATCTGCCCTCTGTTGAAGAAGAAAAGCCAGGTTCTGCTTGAGGACCTTGAATGGGATATAGCCTGGCCAGAGGAGAAACCAATTTTTATCCATGAAGAAGCAGTTAGAGAGGACATGATAATCAGAAACATGGAAGAAGAGATACCAGAGGATCAAGAGCAAGTGCAAGAGGAACCAAGGGatatgcaaaagttggagaaaACGCAGGTGGTtgcaaaaaaaggcaagaaaaagaaagttatTTTTTTGGAACCAGGTGACCCAACAAAGGGAAAACGAATAtcaaggaaagaagagaagaaattcCCTAAGAAGTCATCTAAGCAAGAGAGGAGAGCAGCCCAGCGGGAAATAAAAGTGGATAAAAAAGAGAGGCAAATCACCAAAGAAGAGAGGGACATGAGCAAGGAAGTGAGAGAAATGGTGGAACTGGAGGAAGAAGTGGTTGGCcaagaagaaagaccagttaTGGATGACAGGAAGCTGACTTGGCAGAAGTGGAAGAAATCCTGGGATCAGTGGGAACAGACCCAAAAAGAGACAAAGGTATCCTGGGATGAATGGAAGCGAGCTTGGGACAGGTGGTGTCATCAACATGGGGTTGAAGAGGAtctctttgcagatgaagaaaagcCGGATGAGGGCAAGAGGAAGCTGAGATGGGATGAATGGGGACAGATCTTGGAAAAGATTTTGTTTGCCAGGACCAAGGAGCAACTTTCTGAGGATGAGGAAGAATTTACCCTGGAAGATGAATTACCTCAGGAATGGGAAGAAGAGCCAATTACAGAAGAGCAGAGACATATCCAAGAACAGAAACAGGCCTGGGTAGAAAGGAAACGAGCCCAAGATGAAAGAAAACAAGCCAAAGAAGAGAAGAAACTGGCACAAGAAGAAGAGAAACTAGCACAAGAAGAGAGAAAACTggcccaagaagaaaaaaaattggcccGAGAATATGGGAAAATGGCCAAGGGACAGGGGGAAATGGCTCAGGTAGAGAGGAAACTTGCCCAGAAAGAGGAAAAACTGGCCCAAAGAGAGGAGAACCTAAGCCAGAGAGCAGAGCAATTGGCCCAGAAGAGGAAGAAACTGGCCCATAAATTGGAGAAACTGGccagagaagaagagaaactagCAAAGAAAGGGGGAAAACTGGCTGAGGTAAAAACAAGACTGGTTCAGGAAGTAGAAAAATTGGCCCCAAAGGAGGAAaatctgacagagaaagaaaatgagctgGCCCAGGAATTGGAGGAGCTGGCTCAAGAGGAGGATGAACTGACTTGGAAAGAAGGAGAACTGAATCAGGAAGAGAAGAAACTGGCTGAGGAAAAGGAGGAACTGACTCAGGAAGAGAAGAGACTGATCTGGCAAGAGGAAGAACTGGATGAGGAAGAGAAAAAACTGGCTGAAGAAGAAGAGCTGCTGATTCAAGAAGAGAAGAAACTGGCCCAGGACAAGGTAAAGACACCTGAGGAACAGAAAAGGCTGTCCCAGAAAAGGAAGCAACTGACCAGGAACAAGGAGAAACTGTTTCAGGAAAGGGAAAAATTGTTCCAGGACCAGGAGAAACTTACGAAGAACAAGAAGATACTATCCCAGAAGGAGGCAAATCTGGTTCAGGAAAAAGCGAATTtgactcagaagaaaaaaaatttcgcTCATAGGAaagagaccttcctccagaacaaagaaaaaatcacCCAGAACAAAGACAAACTAGTCTACATAAAGAAGGACGTGGACGAGTACAAGAAGAAACTGTTTCAGGTAGAGAAGAAGCTGATACAGGAAAAGGAGATACTTACACAGAAGAAGGAGAAAGTAACTTATATACAGAAGAAACTAGCCCAAGCAGAGGAAATTCTGGCTGAGAAACAGGAGAAACTGGCCCAGGAAAAAATGAAACTAACTATGGAGAAGAGGGCAGTATTTCAAGAAAAGAAACTACTCAAAGACGAGTGGGATATTGCTAAGGAAGAAATGGCATTGAGCATGGAAATGATGAAACTGGCCAAAGAGAAGAAGAGATTAGCTGAGGAAAAGGAACTTCTCTTCAAGGAAGAGACTCAAGGAACCTCCAAACAGAGAAGACTGACTGAGGAGGAAGTAGAAAGACTTAGGAAGAAATTGTTCCTAGAGGAGAAGATACTGACGTATGAAGATAGGATATTGGCCACGGAGGACAGGGACATTGCCAAAAGAAATTTAGAATTTGCTAGAGGGGAGAGAGTATATGCCCAAGAAGAAAGGAAGTTAGCCAAAACAGTAAGGAAATTGGCTAAGAGGCGCACTTCCAGGGAACCATCAGAACAGAGCAAAATCTTAAAAGTACTTCAAAAATTAATCAAAGCAGAAAGAGAACTAACCCAGGAAGAAATAGAGATGACAAAGACAAAGAGGTCACTCTTTATTAAGGAGAGGAACTTAAGCAAAgaacagaatcaacttgatagcgaAGAGTGGGACTTTTCTGAGGAACAATTAGAAATGACCAAAGACGAGAAAAAACTGGCTCAGAAGCAGAGAAAACTGGCCAAGGAAATGAGAAGACTGACAAAGAAAGAGAAGGATATGATTGAGAAAGAAAGCCAATTggccagagaagagagagaagtcaCACAGGAAGAGGAGGGAACAGTAGAGGAAGAAAAAGTAATCCCATTCCCTAAAACAAGGtggacaaaggaaaagaaagttaAGGATATACCAAAGGAAGAGTTTCCTGTTCAAGTGGATGAGGTGGAAAGTGAAGAGAGATTTTCTAAAGAAATGGAAAGCCTGTTAGATGAAATAGAGCATGAGAGTTTttctgaggaggaggaagaggagaaaagcaAAAGTgatgaagaggaagaggaagaagaggaggaggaggagcaggagggagAAGTAGAGGAAGAGGAAAGCATGAGTGAGGAGGAGGTGGAAAGTTCGAGTGAGGAGGTGGAAAGTTTGGATGAGGAAGTAGAAAGTTTgagtgaggaggaagaggagagaagcTCATCTGAAGAAGAGGTAGTTAAGGGAAAAgagatctttaaaaaagaaaagaaactatttAAGTCgcaagaaggaaaaagagaaggccTAAGAGGAAGGAAAACAGTTCCTTCTGTTGGAAAAGGAGTCCTTAAGGTCAAAGGCAGTGGTATCAAACTGGGAGTCTTGAAAACAAGCCCCTCCAGGAAACTGATCTCAATAGCTCTGGGGAGGGAAGAGAAGGTACTAGTACCAGTGTCAATGAAACAGATATCCTGGAAAGCTGAAGAGGCCACAGTACTTGAGACACCCCAGACAGTCTCAGAGACGACgtgtagggataaacaaaaagaactggaGCAATTTAAGCCTATACCTCAACAAGTTTTAGGTACAGTTTTGGAGCCCCAAGAGCAAGACTTAAAGACCACAGGCATGTCCCACATAGTTGGGGAAACCATGGAAGCTCAGAAACGCCAATACAAGCCACCAGGTGTCAGGTGGAAGTGGTTTTTGCAACATCATAGATCTCTAGTGGGGCAGACTGAAGTGCAGTTACCTGTCTCCCAAATCCTGGGTGAAGAACAATATCCAGAGGTAAGTCTCTCAGATGTAGAGTGGATCCACCGTGTTCTAGAACGgatggaagcaggagagcagcttTCCAGGGAGAGTTTCCACAGACTGTGTCAGCTCCTCAAAGACCTCACCTCAAAGGGAAACTTAGAGTGGATGCATGTGGCCAAACTTGAAACCATCGTGTAC
Protein-coding sequences here:
- the WDR87 gene encoding WD repeat-containing protein 87 isoform X1 produces the protein MSSPRLIPLWKDFKYLVNDVINTIKYPLDDSKNGVVVLSDRSQILFKESRHPQNMPLICHYFSDADFFASLSWVSPSTKEIQAVVWMKSKGEDMVEKRVFSMTERLPPIQSMVHTGSFHILVAYCGDLLLRLFGDHFRAFKPLGAVPCRFNISCLCYDPEMQVLLSGILGAVVTWIIEPSGKGLQIAHMVSMPGDELVRDITLNGPGGSLLALCDTAVRVLERQGLGRLGETRRFTSGGSGSPITCCFTCVDQGLLYAGNKAGEIQAWSLGRARFLHSFKAHSSSVTCIRSRPEAHTLLTAGSEGSIKEWNLTSGNLLRRLELGQDLQRLQFIDNITFFCQTTHSFSLRRLPCFYSLFNVCGSAPLQVRRVHCGNNWYRILCTTEDGLLRFLSPQTGDLLVLTWPFSILDQAVDWAYDPDREELFVATGSSEVLVFDTTRCPCPAKYLLCTSPDSQDLVQCLAYGHFQLGRGLEGLMFSGHQSGVVRVLSQHNCARIEKFMHFGAVLALSTLSGGSYGSRENSLLCSYGMDDYVHLSEAVLDGARVCLQPLACILSSCHLKHLILLPKSVGAITETNCLRLWKFHDILSSQSKKGSVFTQTLPLHQCPIISFDVCLSLSLFVTGGIDGSVRIWDFHGRLIAMLDSSLHFGPLCFANDRGDLLVTFNQSLYLVSCLKLLPPSMLVRLSFMSITDEVVEVPKPFTPGFFFSFETMFVPKYVYTQQRQQELVGLEILDNRRAIAFDHTVPHVIEDEEEGGPIFLSGHKCNSLQGEETDLTQVSNQHHHPRYVIPPQLQLTGWDGVHPYQILRYYFGHGRKWLFAPDGYIPNSVIRARLWPEGSPIYLQCNLHSPQRELEWDKTQQFFFWHGRSRAISHLEELPQQKEDKDFIGMRMSKEVTYSVFTDTTNRSWLGRKMSEITINNLIETILNIMIHASPLKFQYCVGALGQIFASYQVSPALRSETAHRLLDDTANSNPQIRELAWEGLKRLGMITHLFALPLAQGLMDKDQRVRNKALSLMADTGIHSKTSLLYLIQNRETFREMQQELIGEETLDHLLGIRATDLQILHTQVQQRLNENLTLSHGDEKPFFSLHVSRISELKSHERQPSTIPEGPEVATKSSKGQRRGRAGGKKHTRKLLWSLKKIKERASKPIIIEPGPLEGESDQSEAALVEVEETDIHSIGSSPSSMIKVSKEAEESTEKDSSKDHIVLALKMLRKVRDKKGKKITAQKPIKRRKKRKEAEIEVPQPLVEEKPIVKKVKTSGRGASGVPGYKATTGDGTSWRDDLCHLLTLRISGSQTKMSEALSSEVVTIAQEMLADRHPSWELFQEICPLLKKKSQVLLEDLEWDIAWPEEKPIFIHEEAVREDMIIRNMEEEIPEDQEQVQEEPRDMQKLEKTQVVAKKGKKKKVIFLEPGDPTKGKRISRKEEKKFPKKSSKQERRAAQREIKVDKKERQITKEERDMSKEVREMVELEEEVVGQEERPVMDDRKLTWQKWKKSWDQWEQTQKETKVSWDEWKRAWDRWCHQHGVEEDLFADEEKPDEGKRKLRWDEWGQILEKILFARTKEQLSEDEEEFTLEDELPQEWEEEPITEEQRHIQEQKQAWVERKRAQDERKQAKEEKKLAQEEEKLAQEERKLAQEEKKLAREYGKMAKGQGEMAQVERKLAQKEEKLAQREENLSQRAEQLAQKRKKLAHKLEKLAREEEKLAKKGGKLAEVKTRLVQEVEKLAPKEENLTEKENELAQELEELAQEEDELTWKEGELNQEEKKLAEEKEELTQEEKRLIWQEEELDEEEKKLAEEEELLIQEEKKLAQDKVKTPEEQKRLSQKRKQLTRNKEKLFQEREKLFQDQEKLTKNKKILSQKEANLVQEKANLTQKKKNFAHRKETFLQNKEKITQNKDKLVYIKKDVDEYKKKLFQVEKKLIQEKEILTQKKEKVTYIQKKLAQAEEILAEKQEKLAQEKMKLTMEKRAVFQEKKLLKDEWDIAKEEMALSMEMMKLAKEKKRLAEEKELLFKEETQGTSKQRRLTEEEVERLRKKLFLEEKILTYEDRILATEDRDIAKRNLEFARGERVYAQEERKLAKTVRKLAKRRTSREPSEQSKILKVLQKLIKAERELTQEEIEMTKTKRSLFIKERNLSKEQNQLDSEEWDFSEEQLEMTKDEKKLAQKQRKLAKEMRRLTKKEKDMIEKESQLAREEREVTQEEEGTVEEEKVIPFPKTRWTKEKKVKDIPKEEFPVQVDEVESEERFSKEMESLLDEIEHESFSEEEEEEKSKSDEEEEEEEEEEEQEGEVEEEESMSEEEVESSSEEVESLDEEVESLSEEEEERSSSEEEVVKGKEIFKKEKKLFKSQEGKREGLRGRKTVPSVGKGVLKVKGSGIKLGVLKTSPSRKLISIALGREEKVLVPVSMKQISWKAEEATVLETPQTVSETTCRDKQKELEQFKPIPQQVLGTVLEPQEQDLKTTGMSHIVGETMEAQKRQYKPPGVRWKWFLQHHRSLVGQTEVQLPVSQILGEEQYPEVSLSDVEWIHRVLERMEAGEQLSRESFHRLCQLLKDLTSKGNLEWMHVAKLETIVYRHKQGLESRGTGSPKPSKDIMGPKQLKVIPPIKRKEKKSRLKSLAVTTPKSLLATKRIPDPKTIDWHVLGEPYRSGQAQQIPSALREMEMQHFYPAPRDIFTGAGAYVDKQTQPLIFQKNFWTLKGKSRFPKLPKLEKKAQPITKKKEEVPRWETFVALYHVLRMLQQQCAKDRIAWMEHFYQLMDLYQLTPRIQRLLQELLLTEEPQPQAIIYKEALKTVELVPGERLLYCLFCGGSHTPGGPLKFQEVVSLPGQNNVRTILPMGIAQYGLLELAWKSLPQADSHLTKELPHIVAPTL